Sequence from the Gloeocapsopsis dulcis genome:
TGAAGTGCAAGCTTTGGGAAGAGTCGGGGCGATCGCTTGGAGTCAGAATGAACGCACCCAAGTTCAGATTATCACCGCTAGACTGCAAGCAATTCAACAAGTACAATCGCAACCCGCGACAGATTTAACATTACTGCGATCGCTTGGTTATGCTTATCGACAAGTGCGATCGCCACAACAGGCAGTAGAAGTCTACAATCAAATTCTTGTCCTGGAGCGACAACAGCAAAATACTGTTGCAGCAGAAAATACTTTAAGAACGATTGCTGAATTACATCTGAGTTGGTTTGACTATCCGCAAGCTGCTAAAAATTATCAAGAGTTACTAAACTTAGCAAGCACTCGTGGCGATCGCGTTGGTGAAGTGACTTATCTGCAACAACTGGCTTATATTTACGACCGTACCAGACAACATCAACAAGCAGTCACAGTCAAACAGCGCCTTGCAGAGCTTTATCTCAACGAAGCTCAATTTACTCAAGTTCCAGCCATTCGACTTGCGATCGCATCTGACTATCAAGCATTAGGACAAACTCAACAAGCATTTGAAAATTATCAAGAAGCTTATGCTTCAGCTTGGTCTTTACAACAGTATGCGCGTGCTGGAGATGCTTTGCGCAGACTAATTGTACTTTTTCGCACCCAAGGTCAAGTTGCGGAGGCTTTACAAACGAGTCAAATTCTTTTAGAAGCAGATCAACGCGCTGCTAATTTTTACGGTTTGATGAATACTTATGACCAAATTGGACAAATCCATTTACAAAATGGCAACGAAAACGCGGCTCTTAGCGCTTTTGAACAAGGGCTTGCGATCGCCCAACAACTACAGCATCAACAGTCTTACTTTACTCAACGAATTGAGCAAATTCAGCAACAATTAGCTCAATAGAAGTCAAAGCAATCAATAATAGTGCCTTGATTATTAATTAAAACAGATTAGCACCATATAGCTTAGCTCCTCTAAAATCAGCTCCTGCAATAGTTGCGCCATCCATATCAACTTTATATAGTTTTGCATCTTGAAGATTAGCACCCGTCAGGTCAACTTCATTCATAGTTGCATCAGTAGCAAAAGCTTTAAATAGATTAGCTTCTTGTAAGTTAGCGCCTGTCAAGTCTGCACCTTCTAAGTTAGCATCGATCAGACTTGCTCCCTTTAAGTTGGCGTCTCTCAAGTCAGCACCAATTAAGTGAGCGCCATTTAAATTAGCGCCTGCTAGATTGCATCCCATGCACTCCCTTGTTTCAATTAGTTGGCGTACATGGGCTGGGTTTTCTGCCCGTACCGGAGCTGCTAAGAATACTGTACTAAGTAAAGCTGTAGTAGCAAAAATCTCCAGTTTCATAATTTCTACCTCGAAAACAGGTTAAAAAGCTTATATTGATAGCATCCCCCAAATAAATCGCTTTGCCCTCCTACGTGTGGACGACGTAGTAGAAGGAGATTTTTAGACATGCTGCTTAATGACTCAGTCTGAGTTACCTGCTACAGGTATATTTTTTTATAACTAGGCAATCTCTCAAAAGTATGAAATAGAGAGGAAAGGGTCAAGTTATTGCAAACATGAAGCGTAATATTGCTCGTACAGATAGCTTGCTGTTTATGAGAAATCATTGTCTATACTCATTACATTAAAAACTTAAGAATTTCAGAAAACCCAAGATATCACAAGCATTTTCCTGGTAGGTGCAAGTAACGGCATATTAATGACTTTTCATGGATAAAGTCGGAAATTTAATGTGAATAGGACACTTTTTTGTACTTTATTGTTCAAGACAAGTTAATTAATGATTCCTAATATTACCTAGAGAGACTTGACATAGGGAGATCAATTACACAAAGATAACCAGATAGTGAATAATCACTAAGAAGCAACTTGTCCACAGTAGTAATTGTTTTACACTATTTTTATTTACTGTGGTCAATGCTTAATTAGCTACCAAGGAGTTAAATCTATGTGGTGTAGATGGAGCACAACGATCGCAGCTGTCACCTTCGGGGTAACAGCTGGCTTAGTCAGTTATGAAATGACTTCTGTTGCTCAGCAACGGTATTACTATACTCCAGGAGAATTTCGTGTTACGTTGCGAGGCTTAGGCTATGACATTCCAGAAGAAGGACCGTTAACTGATGAAGCTACTCGTAATGCAATTCGAGACTTTCAGCAACGATATGGCTTACAAGCTGATGGTATAGCCGGTCCAGAAACACAGAGTACAGCCGCTGAGCTGATAAGAAATCTGCATGGAAGTTTAAACTTAGTTGTCAATCCTATTCCTCCACTACCGCGAAACCAATTCTATACAACGCTCACCGAGTCAGCAGTTGAACAGTTCCAAGAACAAGCTAACCTGGAAACCACTGGAATTGCTAATTTAGAAACTCGTATCAGACTCGACCAAGAAGCTAGAAGGATTCTCAGCGGGGAAGAACCGACACCAACCCCAACCCCAACTCCAACCCCAGAAACCACACCAACCCCAACCCCAACTCCAACTCCAACCCCAGAAACCACACCAACCCCAACCCCAACTCCAACTCCAACCCCAGAAACTACACCAACCCCAACCCCAACCCCAACTCCAACCCCAGAAACCACACCAACCCCAACCCCAACACCGACTCCAACTCCAACTCCAACCCCAGAAACCACACCAACCCCAACCCCAACACCGACTCCAACACCGACTCCAACTCCAACCCCAGAAACCACACCAACACCGACTCCAACCCCAACCCCAGAAACCATACCGACCCCAACCCCAACACCGACTCCAACACCGTAAGTACGTGAGTAGTGTGACTCAACTCATGAACACTTACTCTGCTGGATCGGGTAATGGTCTTCCTTGAGGACTGGGTAGCCTAGGACGGCGATCGCCATAGGGCATGGGTATATACTGTACGCTAGGACGCCCGCCCTGTGGTTGTGGATACAACTCCATCAAGTTATAAATTGAACGGGGCAAACCTACTGTAATGGGTAGCCCCATTTCTGTTGCTTCTTCAACCGTAACAGGATAATCGTGGGTCACTCGCCCAGTGGTTAAAGCATCGATGATTTTCTCAATGTTTTCTGGTGCAATTTTTTGTTCTGGGATATCGTCTTTTAACAACGTACGCACAAAGCGTTGTACTTGCGCGATCGCTTTACGCGATAAATCTGCCATGATCAAGGTTTGATCGTCTACATCGCCAACTGGCTTATCTTCTACTACTTTGATAATGCTTGCTGCTGGAAAGTTACCCAGTTGAGGGTCAACAGGTCCTAAAACCGCGTTGGCATCCATGACAATTTCATCGGATGCTAGTGCTAACATTGTACCGCCACTCATAGCATAGTGCGGGATGAAGACAGTTACTTTGGCGGGGTGGCGAATCAAGGCTCTAGCGATTTGTTCAGTTGCTAAAACTAATCCCCCAGGCGTGTGTAAAATCAAATCGATTGGTACATTCGGTGGAGTCAGACGAATTGCCCGTAGTACTTGTTCTGAATCTTCAATACTGATGTAACGCGAGATCGGAATTCCAAGTAAACTCAGCGACTCTTGCCGATGAATGAGTAAGATAATTCTACTATTACGCCCACGCTCAAATTCTTGTAATGCGCGAATGCGGCGGGCTTCCGTCTGACGGCGTTGCCATACAGGTTGCAGCGAAGAGAGAAAAAGGAAAACCCAAAATAAGTCAAAGAAACTAAAGCTCATAGAAGTATTAGCTCATGAAAAGTTGTTCTCTGTACTTGTTTCAATTTACTAGAAAGACAACAGTTTCAAATGAAGAGGCACCGAAGGTCTATCCACAGAGTTAGAAGTATCGTATTAACCAATACAAGCGCGATCTTGTTGTTAGGCTCTAAACTCAAGAATGTCACTCTTGACAAGACAATGCAAGCGCATTACCTTGAAAATAGGTTTAACTAACAAGTTTAGAGGTCGGTATGGCTGTAACACCAGCCCCTTGCTCAGAATCTACTCTTACTGATCGTTATCAGACTACAGTCCCTGAACCCGTTCGCAAAGCTCTTGGGTTGAATAAGCGTGATAAAATCTGCTATACTATCCAGCCTGACGGTCAAGTAGTGATTTCTCGCGTAGACAAGACAGAGAGCGATCCGATACTGGGGCAGTTTCTGAATTTTCTTGCACGAGATCTCGAAAAGAATCCTCAGCATTTACAAGCGATTAGCTCTGATTTAGTAAGCCGTGTTCAATCCTTGGTTGCTGAAGTTGATCTCGATCTTGATGCACCACTCTCCGACGAGGATGAATGAGTTTGTCTGTAAATCAGCCGTTAATGATTAATGGGTGGAACATATTTGCTCATCCTCTTTTCCTTAACCAGTTTGAAGAACTTCTGACACAGGTTGAAAATTTGCGTCAGAAGTATCCTAAAGACTATAAGAAAAAAAACGCCACAAAGCGTCTAGCTGCTATAGCAAAGCTGGCATTTGATGTGATTCCTCAAGATCCAACACGCAGCGATTATTGCCAAGGTATTACGCTTGGAAATGAGTACAAACACTGGTTTAGAGCTAAGTTTTTTCAGCAGTACCGACTATTTTTTCGATATCATCAAGAGAGTAAAATTATTGTTTTCGTCTGGGTCAACGATGAGAACTCTAAGCGAGCCTATGACAGTAACACAGACGCTTATCGAGTTTTTAAGAAAATGCTTGAAAATGGCAACCCTTCAGACGATTGGAATGATTTACTCAAAGAGGCAAAAGGTGAAATTAATCGTTTAGAGCAAGCAGTCAAAGTAGAAATTTAAGACGTCTTTTGGGCAATCTCAGGGATCAAGATCGCCCAGTTTTTTTGTGAAACTGACGATTAAAGTCAGCTACGCGCAATACCTTCTTGACGGGCGGCGCGTTGTACTGCATTAGCTACTGCTGTGGCAACTCGTTTATCAAACACCGAAGGAATAATGTGTTCGCGGTGAAGTTCCGCTGGTGATACAAGTTCAGCGATCGCGTGTGCCGCCTCTAAGTACATTGTGGTTGTAATGGTCGCTGCCCGACAATCTAAAGCGCCACGAAACACACCAGGAAAAGCTAAAACGTTATTGATTTGATTTGGGTAGTCACTGCGTCCCGTAGCCATAACAGCAACATCATTTGTCACCAATTCCGGTTGAATTTCGGGGATTGGATTTGCCATCGCAAACACAATCGGATCGTGTGCCATTGAACGCACCATTTCTGGAGTTACGACACCTGGGGCGCTGACACCGATGAAAACATCTGCTTCTTTGAGTGCATCGGCTAAAGAACCAAGTGTTTCTACGGCAAATTCACGCTTTTGCTCAGTCATATCAGCGCGTTGTAGTGAAAGAATGCCTTTAGAGTCACACATCAAGATAATTTCTGCCCCAGCTTTACGCAATAAACGCGCGATCGCAACTCCTGCAGCCCCCGCACCATTAATCACAATGCGGATTTCGTTCATTGATTTATCCACTAACTTGAGCGAATTAATCAATGCCGCTAAAGTCACAATGGCTGTTCCATGCTGGTCATCATGAAATATGGGAATATCTAATTCTTGGCGCAGTCTACTTTCAATTTCAAAGCAACGCGGTGCAGCGATATCTTCTAAATTTACACCCCCAAATACCGGAGCAATTTGTTTTACGGTTTCCACAATCGTATCGGTATCTTGACTCGTCAGGCAGATAGGAAACGCATCAAGCCCAGCAAATTCCTTGAATAGCATTGCTTTGCCTTCCATTACAGGTAAAGCTGCCGCTGGACCAAGATTACCTAACCCTAGTACCGCACTCCCGTCTGTAACAATTGCTACAGTATTTTGTTTAATTGTTAAGTGATAAACTTGTTCGGGATCTTGCGCGATCGCGGTACAAATGCGACCTACTCCAGGCGTATACGCCATCGCTAGATCGGAAACGCTGTTTAAGGCAATTTTGCTCGTAACGCTAATTTTGCCACCACGATGTAAGTTAAATGTGCGGTCATAGACATCTATCACCTTGATATCAGGCAAGGCTTTCACCGCTTGTACAATTGTTTCGGCGTGTTCGGTACTCGCCGCATCGACAGTGATATCGCGAATAGAAATATGACGAGTTTGCTCAATTAAATCAATTTGACCGAGATTACCACCACTGTTCGCGATCGCGTGTGTCACACTCGCCAACATACCCACACGATTGGGAATTTGCAACCGCAGCGTTAAACTAAAGCTCGAATTTGGAGTTAGGTTTACCATGTGCTCTCTACGCGATCCTGTAAATCAACTGATATAGCTCAGTTCACCTCAAATTGCCATATCTTAGCAATCTAAATAGTTTGACATCCTCTCCGGAATAAATGCGCGGAGATTCCCAAATCTCACGATTTGAGTTTCTGTTTCTTTCCTTTACGGGTTTTGCTTATGCACGCCCCTTCGGGTCTACGCAACTGCCTAATATACTTATGCCTATCAGGTCTTATGTTCGCTCCACAGACTTCATCGACGTTGCCATCGACTACGGCAAGCCCTGCCGCAAGTATGTTTTGTGCTGCGTTGACATCGCGGTCATGGTGCATCCCGCAGTGGGGACAAGTCCACTCCCGAATACTCAACGGCAGCTTATCAACAACTTGACCGCAGTTACCACAGCGTTTAGAACTGGGGAACCAACGGTCAATCTTCACCAGCATTCGACCGTACCACTGGCATTTGTATTCGAGTTGACGCACCAACTCACCCCAAGCCGCATCACTAATAGAGCGTGCCAGCTTGCGGTTCTTAACCATGTTCCGCACCGCCAAATCCTCAACTGCTATCGTTTGATTTTCACGTACTAGTTGAGTTGTCAGCTGATGCAAGAAGTCTTTGCGGGCATTGGTGATTTGAGATTGCACTTTGGCAACCTTGCCCCTTGCTTTTTCTCGGTTGCTCGATCCTTTTTGACAGCGACTAAGCGCCTTTTGAACTCGCCTAAGTTTGTGACCCAACCGTTCAAAATGCTTGGGATTGGCTACTTTTTCCCCATTACTGGTAGTAATCAGACTGGTGATGCCAGCATCGAGTCCAATTTGCTTGTTAGCTACTGGCAGTGGTTGAATTGTGGAGTCTTCTACCAGCAACGAGACAAACCACCTTCCCGCAGCATCCAACCGTACTGTAATCGTAGTCGGGGTACACCCATCTGGCAGCATCCGGCTCCAGATTATATTCAGAGGTTGGATACATTTTGCCAACCATACTTGCCCGTCCTTCCATCTAAATGCCGAACGAGTGAACTCAGCACTACCACCACTACGCTTTTTTTTGAACCGAGGATACTTAGCTCGTTTTGCAAAGAAGTTACCGAACGCGGTTTGCAGATGTCGCAAGGTCTGTTGCAACGGTACGCAGCTGACTTCGTTGAGAAATTCCAAGCCCTCTTGCTGCTTCCAAGTTGTCAGCAGTGCTGAAGTCTGTCCGTAGTTGATACTCTCCTGTCGTTCTTCCCATGCCTCTCTACGTGCTACCAACGCTTTATTAAACACCAATCGCACACAACCCAATGTGCGGCGCAAGAGTGTTTCTTGCTCCGGTGTCGGGGTAACCCTGTAGCGATAGGCACGTTGAACCATGTCTTCAATTATACCACAAAGCCTGTCAAGCTATACGGAGGTGATTGGCTCCTCCTCTCCTTAAACAGAGAGAGGTTTCCACCAATCAATTAATTGATAAGCTCAGCGAATGAACACAGCTAAACAAACAAAGTCCACGACCGTGAACTTACTAATATAAAGTCTTGTCTTAGTATACGCTCCTCACACTTTGCTTGGATAGCTCTGACTTCAGATGAAGGGCATTTGCGATTTGTGCTCAGTTGGATTTTTGTCTAAATTTAGACCATTTCTGCTAGTTGATTGTTCAGGGCTGCGAGATCGATTTTGTAACGTTGAAACAGGTCAGTTAGAGTAGTCTTATCTGTTTCAGCCAGTCGAACTAAAGCCCACAATAAGTGTTCAGTCCCAATTGACTTTTTATTTTGAAGCCGAACAACTTGCAAGGCAAGCGCTAGTACGAACTTACTCTGTGGACTGAATCTTAGATTCTCACGGGATTCGAAAGAATGTTCATTGGTTTCGATGTCTACCTTCACACCAACGGCTCGAAGTAAACGAGCAGCAGTTGTAGTCGGATCAGCTAACAAGCCAACTAGCAGATGTTCTGGTTCGACTTGCAAGTTCTGCAACCGTACTGCCTCATTTTGAGCAAACTTGATTGCATGGATTGCCTGTTCCGTGAACCGCTCGAAACCAAAATCGAAACCAAAGAAATTTTTGACTCGCTCAACTAGTGTTTGCATAGAGTGCTTTGCCTCTGCCTCATAAATGAAAACGTCTTCAATTGCGACATCGAACAGGCTAGCAATTTTGAAAGCCATATCCAGGCTAGGGTCAAACTTACCAGATTCAAACCCATTTACCGCCTGACGACTAACTCCTAATTCTCTTGCAAGATCAGACTGTGACCATTGGTGCAGCTGTCGAAGTTCTTTCAGTCGGTTTTTCATGGCTTTACCTGCCTTGTCAAGTAATACTTTACATTAATCGAGAAGTAGGTGTCAAGTGTAGCTTGACAAATTTGGTTTATGTATAGTGTTCGTAGTAGTGAAGAATTTGGTTTCAGATACGGCATAGCATTGTATCGCTAAGCTTTATTAAGTAGCGATCGCTTCTTTTTCAGTATGAATTCGCATCCTAAGCTTTGGGCACAAAAGCAAAGAATGACATAACTTGAATTTTTGTCTTTACCGCTTACTCGGAATAACGTACCGCATTCCACCTTTGCTACTGACCGTATCACCTTTGTAACGAGGAATGATATGAATACTGGTATGCATCATATTTTGCCCTGCATCTCGATTGATATTTATGCCTACATTAAAACCGTCCGGAGCAAATTCTTTACTGAGGATTTCTTGGACTTTATTCACCATCAGCCAGCAAGCTGCTTGTTCTTTAAATGGGAGCTGAAAATAGTTGCCAACATGCCGTTTTGGAATAACTAAAGCATGACCTTTATTAGCAGGATAGCCGTCGAATATAGCATAGGCTGTTGCAGATTCAGTAAGCAAACTTAGCTTTTGATATGGGTTACAAAATAGGCAACCGCTAGCTGTTTTTCTTATGTGATTATAATGCGAATATTCATATACTTCACAATAATCATCTAGATTAACTGACTTGAAAGGAAGTTTAACAATACATTGATATGTTTGCTGTTTATGAACATAATGTTCTCGAAATCCTTCCTTTTTTAGATCTCTTCTCACAGCATAATAAGCTTTGCCTCCTGGTTTTAATAAATGAGAAACTTCCATAAGAATATTTGCTTGTTCTTCAGGAAACAAAACATTTAAGACATAAAAGCAAAGTATGGTATCAAATTTTTCTTGAGGGTAATGAGGGAAGTAATAAGGGTCATATCCTGTAATGTCAAAACCTTTTTGCTGCAATAGCTTGACATCATTACCAAAGCCACAACCAAAATCTAAGATTTTGCCCTTAAGTAGATTATTGTTTAAGAGAAACTTGGCAGGAAAGGATAGATATATTCTTTCTATGGCTGTGAGATGGCTGAATTTGTTTTGTTGCTTCATGAAATTTTAGATGGGCAGGCAGGATGCCTACCCCAATATCAAGTTAATACTAATTTCCTGAAACAACTGAAACCAACCGCAAAACTACTGACTATAAACTACCCATAAGCTCAGCAAAAATATTGATAAGTAATCAAGTTTTTTATCCTTACGCTGGCAATCCTTCTAGCGTACCTGTGCCAGGAATGACTTGAGCGATCGCATATGCAGCAATATCCTGTGAGTTAAACCAGGCGATCGCTTGTTCAACTTGAGCGGGTGGTACTAGCACAA
This genomic interval carries:
- a CDS encoding tetratricopeptide repeat protein, whose protein sequence is MHNCHNCFYQMIRGRSKVVATTVSLWLCCSPMALAQRQESSANAPLNPLEITTPDPLLPRTNQPLSPQERQSLAAALDQLNVQAQARLAAGDSVGAFEIWNRELRLRRALGTLAEVQALGRVGAIAWSQNERTQVQIITARLQAIQQVQSQPATDLTLLRSLGYAYRQVRSPQQAVEVYNQILVLERQQQNTVAAENTLRTIAELHLSWFDYPQAAKNYQELLNLASTRGDRVGEVTYLQQLAYIYDRTRQHQQAVTVKQRLAELYLNEAQFTQVPAIRLAIASDYQALGQTQQAFENYQEAYASAWSLQQYARAGDALRRLIVLFRTQGQVAEALQTSQILLEADQRAANFYGLMNTYDQIGQIHLQNGNENAALSAFEQGLAIAQQLQHQQSYFTQRIEQIQQQLAQ
- a CDS encoding pentapeptide repeat-containing protein gives rise to the protein MKLEIFATTALLSTVFLAAPVRAENPAHVRQLIETRECMGCNLAGANLNGAHLIGADLRDANLKGASLIDANLEGADLTGANLQEANLFKAFATDATMNEVDLTGANLQDAKLYKVDMDGATIAGADFRGAKLYGANLF
- a CDS encoding peptidoglycan-binding domain-containing protein, translated to MWCRWSTTIAAVTFGVTAGLVSYEMTSVAQQRYYYTPGEFRVTLRGLGYDIPEEGPLTDEATRNAIRDFQQRYGLQADGIAGPETQSTAAELIRNLHGSLNLVVNPIPPLPRNQFYTTLTESAVEQFQEQANLETTGIANLETRIRLDQEARRILSGEEPTPTPTPTPTPETTPTPTPTPTPTPETTPTPTPTPTPTPETTPTPTPTPTPTPETTPTPTPTPTPTPTPTPETTPTPTPTPTPTPTPTPTPETTPTPTPTPTPETIPTPTPTPTPTP
- a CDS encoding SDH family Clp fold serine proteinase, which gives rise to MSFSFFDLFWVFLFLSSLQPVWQRRQTEARRIRALQEFERGRNSRIILLIHRQESLSLLGIPISRYISIEDSEQVLRAIRLTPPNVPIDLILHTPGGLVLATEQIARALIRHPAKVTVFIPHYAMSGGTMLALASDEIVMDANAVLGPVDPQLGNFPAASIIKVVEDKPVGDVDDQTLIMADLSRKAIAQVQRFVRTLLKDDIPEQKIAPENIEKIIDALTTGRVTHDYPVTVEEATEMGLPITVGLPRSIYNLMELYPQPQGGRPSVQYIPMPYGDRRPRLPSPQGRPLPDPAE
- a CDS encoding type II toxin-antitoxin system PrlF family antitoxin, which codes for MAVTPAPCSESTLTDRYQTTVPEPVRKALGLNKRDKICYTIQPDGQVVISRVDKTESDPILGQFLNFLARDLEKNPQHLQAISSDLVSRVQSLVAEVDLDLDAPLSDEDE
- a CDS encoding type II toxin-antitoxin system YhaV family toxin, translating into MSLSVNQPLMINGWNIFAHPLFLNQFEELLTQVENLRQKYPKDYKKKNATKRLAAIAKLAFDVIPQDPTRSDYCQGITLGNEYKHWFRAKFFQQYRLFFRYHQESKIIVFVWVNDENSKRAYDSNTDAYRVFKKMLENGNPSDDWNDLLKEAKGEINRLEQAVKVEI
- a CDS encoding malic enzyme-like NAD(P)-binding protein, whose translation is MVNLTPNSSFSLTLRLQIPNRVGMLASVTHAIANSGGNLGQIDLIEQTRHISIRDITVDAASTEHAETIVQAVKALPDIKVIDVYDRTFNLHRGGKISVTSKIALNSVSDLAMAYTPGVGRICTAIAQDPEQVYHLTIKQNTVAIVTDGSAVLGLGNLGPAAALPVMEGKAMLFKEFAGLDAFPICLTSQDTDTIVETVKQIAPVFGGVNLEDIAAPRCFEIESRLRQELDIPIFHDDQHGTAIVTLAALINSLKLVDKSMNEIRIVINGAGAAGVAIARLLRKAGAEIILMCDSKGILSLQRADMTEQKREFAVETLGSLADALKEADVFIGVSAPGVVTPEMVRSMAHDPIVFAMANPIPEIQPELVTNDVAVMATGRSDYPNQINNVLAFPGVFRGALDCRAATITTTMYLEAAHAIAELVSPAELHREHIIPSVFDKRVATAVANAVQRAARQEGIARS
- a CDS encoding RNA-guided endonuclease InsQ/TnpB family protein — protein: MVQRAYRYRVTPTPEQETLLRRTLGCVRLVFNKALVARREAWEERQESINYGQTSALLTTWKQQEGLEFLNEVSCVPLQQTLRHLQTAFGNFFAKRAKYPRFKKKRSGGSAEFTRSAFRWKDGQVWLAKCIQPLNIIWSRMLPDGCTPTTITVRLDAAGRWFVSLLVEDSTIQPLPVANKQIGLDAGITSLITTSNGEKVANPKHFERLGHKLRRVQKALSRCQKGSSNREKARGKVAKVQSQITNARKDFLHQLTTQLVRENQTIAVEDLAVRNMVKNRKLARSISDAAWGELVRQLEYKCQWYGRMLVKIDRWFPSSKRCGNCGQVVDKLPLSIREWTCPHCGMHHDRDVNAAQNILAAGLAVVDGNVDEVCGANIRPDRHKYIRQLRRPEGACISKTRKGKKQKLKS
- a CDS encoding helix-turn-helix transcriptional regulator encodes the protein MKNRLKELRQLHQWSQSDLARELGVSRQAVNGFESGKFDPSLDMAFKIASLFDVAIEDVFIYEAEAKHSMQTLVERVKNFFGFDFGFERFTEQAIHAIKFAQNEAVRLQNLQVEPEHLLVGLLADPTTTAARLLRAVGVKVDIETNEHSFESRENLRFSPQSKFVLALALQVVRLQNKKSIGTEHLLWALVRLAETDKTTLTDLFQRYKIDLAALNNQLAEMV
- a CDS encoding HIT family protein, which encodes MKQQNKFSHLTAIERIYLSFPAKFLLNNNLLKGKILDFGCGFGNDVKLLQQKGFDITGYDPYYFPHYPQEKFDTILCFYVLNVLFPEEQANILMEVSHLLKPGGKAYYAVRRDLKKEGFREHYVHKQQTYQCIVKLPFKSVNLDDYCEVYEYSHYNHIRKTASGCLFCNPYQKLSLLTESATAYAIFDGYPANKGHALVIPKRHVGNYFQLPFKEQAACWLMVNKVQEILSKEFAPDGFNVGININRDAGQNMMHTSIHIIPRYKGDTVSSKGGMRYVIPSKR